A segment of the Streptomyces sp. XD-27 genome:
ATCAAGGACAAGCAGGCGCAAGGCTCGGGCGGCGCCGCCGCGCCCGCCGACGCCGCCGAGGCGCCGGCCAAGCCCAAGCGCCGCGCGACCTCCAAGGCCCGTACGGGTGACGCCGACGCCACCGCCGCCAAGGCCGTGAAGTCGGACAAGGCCGCCGACCAGGCGGAGAAGGCCGCGGGCCAGCAGCAGATCGACATCCCGGGCCAGCCCGTCAGCGACGACCAGCCGGCCGGCGAGCGCCGTCGGCGCCGGGTCACCGCGCCCACCGGCAGCCCCGACACGGCCGCCGAGGCCAAGGCGGAGGCGAAGTCCGACGTCAAGGTCGACACCCGGACCGAGGCCAAGGCCGAGGCCGCGGCCGACACCGCCGAGGGCCGGGCCGCCAAGGGCGAGCGCCCGGAGCGCGGCGAGCGCGGCCAGAAGGGCGAGCGCCGTGAGCGCGGCCAGCGTGAGCGCGGTGAGCGTGAGCGCGGTGAGCGTGAGCGCGGTGAGCGTGAGCGCGGCGAGCGTGAGCGCGGCGAGCGCCGGGGCGGCAAGGGTGACGAGGGCGGCCAGCAGGGCGGCCGCCAGCAGCGCGAGGGCCGTGCCCAGGGTGGCGCGGGCCAGCAGCAGGAGGACGACGACTTCGAGGGTGGGCGCCGCGGGCGCCGCGGCCGCTACCGCGACCGTCGTGGCCGCCGCGGCCGCGACGAGTTCGCCGGCGGCGAGCCGCAGCTGGCCGACGACGACGTCCTGATCCCCGTCGCGGGCATCCTGGACATCCTCGACAACTACGCCTTCATCCGGACCTCCGGCTACCTGCCGGGCCCGAACGACGTCTACGTCTCCCTCGCCCAGGTCCGCAAGAACGGCCTGCGCAAGGGCGACCACGTCACCGGCGCGGTCCGCCAGCCCCGCGAGGGCGAGCGGCGCGAGAAGTTCAACGCGCTGGTCCGCCTGGACTCGGTCAACGGCATGGCGCCCGAAACCGGCCGCGGGCGGCCGGAGTTCGGCAAGCTGACCCCGCTGTACCCGCAGGACCGGCTGCGCCTGGAGAACGAGCCGGGCGGGCTGACCACCCGGATCATCGACCTGGTGTCGCCGATCGGCAAGGGCCAGCGCGGTCTGATCGTGGCCCCGCCGAAGACCGGCAAGACCATGATCATGCAGGCGATCGCCAACGCGATCACCCACAACAACCCCGAGTGCCACCTGATGGTCGTCCTCGTCGACGAGCGTCCGGAAGAGGTCACCGACATGCAGCGGTCGGTCAAGGGCGAGGTCATCTCCTCGACCTTCGACCGCCCGGCCGAGGACCACACCACCGTCGCCGAGCTGGCCATCGAGCGCGCCAAGCGCCTGGTGGAGCTGGGGCACGACGTGGTCGTCCTGCTGGACTCGATCACCCGTCTGGGCCGCGCGTACAACCTCGCCGCCCCGGCCTCGGGCCGCATCCTGTCCGGTGGTGTCGACTCCACCGCCCTCTACCCGCCGAAGAAGTTCTTCGGTGCGGCGCGCAACATCGAGGACGGCGGCTCGCTGACCATCCTGGCCACCGCGCTGGTCGAGACCGGCTCGCGGATGGACGAGGTGATCTTCGAGGAGTTCAAGGGCACCGGCAACATGGAGCTCAAGCTCGACCGGAAGCTCGCCGACAAGCGCATCTTCCCGGCGGTCGACGTCGACCCGTCCGGCACCCGCAAGGAGGAGATCCTCCTCGGGTCCGACGAGCTGGCCATCGTCTGGAAGCTCCGCCGGGTGCTGCACGCGCTGGACTCCCAGCAGGCCATCGAGCTGCTGCTGGACAAGATGAAGCAGACCAAGTCCAACGCCGAGTTCCTGATGCAGATCGCCAAGACCACCCCGGCCCCGGGGAACGGCGACTGATCGCGTCGAACCGCTCCTGACCAGGGCCTCGCCGTCACCGACGGCGGGGCCCTCGTCTGTCTGGGATCCTGAGATCTACGACACAGCGGTGTCCGGCCGCATCCAGCGCGGCAGGCAGCGCCCACCGCCCCGAGAGCCGCAGGTCAGAGCGGTTCGAAGGGGCCGAAAAGGGAAGGCGGCGCGGAGCGGGAGCTGGACGGCCTCTGAAACGGCCCCGAACGGCCCATATGCAACCCTGGCGCTCGGCTCGTCGTCTGTCAGGACGACGGGCAAGACGATACGAAGCGACACGATGCCTGACCGTAACGGCAGGGGGCGCCGGGGCAGCGGGAACAGAGGAGCGCATGGGCGACCAGACCAAGAGCACGCGGGGCGCGGGGGGCCGCCGCGGGAAAGGCGCCACCGGCCGACGCCGTAAGGCCCGCGGTACGCGCCGCAGGGCGCTGATGATCACCGGCTGGTCGCTGCTGGGCACGCTCGTCCTGGCCGGGGCGGGCCTGGGCTATCTGTACTTCAAGCTCAACGGCAACCTCACCAGCGTCGACATCAACAGCGCCCTGAGGGGCGACCGCCCCGAGAACGTCGACAACGGCTCCATGGACCTGCTGGTCCTCGGCTCCGACTCGCGCGCCGGCAAGAACGGCAGGTACGGCAAGGACGAGGGCACCTCCCGGTCCGACACCGCGATGGTCGTGCACGTCTACAAGGGCCACAAGAAGGCCACCGTGGTCAGCATCCCGCGCGACACCCTGGTCAAGCGCCCCGCGTGCACCAAGGACGGCGAGAAGACCCCGGCCGCGCGGCGCGCGATGTTCAACACCGCGTACGAGGTCGGCGGCCCGGCCTGCGCCGTGAAGACCGTGGAGGCCATGACCGGCATCCGCATGGACCACTACCTCGAGGTCGACTTCTCCGGCTTCAAGGACCTCGTGGACGAGCTCGGCGGCGTGGACCTGACCACCACCGAGCCGATACGGGACAAGCAGAGCCATCTGAACCTGCCGAAGGGCAAGCACAACCTCGACGGGGAGCAGGCGCTCGGCCTGGTGCGCACCCGGCACGGCGTCGGCGACGGCAGTGACCTGGGCAGGATCAAGCTCCAGCAGGCGTTCATCAAGGCCCTGATCGACCAGATCAAGGACATCGGCCTGTTCAGCAGCCCGAAGAAGCTCTACGGCCTGGCCGACACCTCCACCAAGGCGCTGACCACCGACTCCGAGCTGGGCTCCGTCGACAAGCTGCTCGGCTTCGCGGACGGGCTCAAGGGCATCGACTCCGACGACATGCGGATGATCACGCTGCCGGTGATGTACGACCCGCAGGACCCCGACCGGGTGTCGCCGATGGACTCCAAGGCCAAGCGGGTGTGGCAGGCGCTGCGCGACGACAAGGACGTCCCCAAGTCCGCGACGAAGGGCTCGGCGGGCGACGAGACCGACGCCGGCAAGGTCGTCGCGGCCGGCTGACGCGCCGCTCGGAAGGCCCTGAGGCGCCGCCCCGGGGCCCGCCGGGCAACCGCGCGGGAGCTGCGGGAATACCGGGGGCCACCCCCGGTTTTGGGGGATACGGCCAGTGCTGGCAAACTGGTACGTCGGCCCCGGTTCACGGCAGGCAAACGGCCTGTCGACCCGGTGCCCTCCCGAACCTAGGAGAAACCCTTGAAGCGCGACATCCACCCGGAGTACGTCGAGACGCAGGTCAGCTGCACCTGTGGCGCCTCGTTCACCACCCGTAGCACCGTTGCGGACGGCACCATCCGTGCCGACGTCTGCTCCGAGTGCCACCCGTTCTACACGGGCAAGCAGAAGATCCTCGACACCGGTGGCCGCGTGGCGCGGTTCGAGGCCCGCTTCGGCAAGCACGCCGGGTCCGCCAAGAAGTAGCGACCCACACCGCGCCGGTCTTCGGCCGTCCAGTTCCGGCTGGGCGACCGGACCGGCGCTTTGTCGTCCCGAGAGGCCGGTCAGTCCGGGCCCGTCCCTTCCGCCTAAGGAAACCTGATGTTCGAGGCAGTCGAAGAGCTCGTCGGCGAGCACGCCGACCTGGAGAAGCGGCTCGCCGACCCCGCCGTACACGCGGACCAGGCCAACGCCCGCAAGCTCAACAAGCGCTATGCCGAGCTGACCCCGATCGTCGGCACCTACCGCGCCTGGAAGCAGACCGGGGACGACATCGAGACCGCGCGCGAGTTCGCCCAGGACGACCCCGACTTCGCCGCCGAGGTCAAGGAGCTGGAGGCGCGCCGCGAGGAGCTCACCGACCGGCTGCGGCTGCTGCTCGTCCCCCGCGACCCCAGCGACGACAAGGACGTCATCCTGGAGATCAAGGCGGGCGCGGGCGGCGACGAGTCCGCGCTGTTCGCCGGCGACCTGCTGCGCATGTACCTGCGGTACGCCGAGCGGGTCGGCTGGAAGACCGAGATCATCGACTCCACCGATTCCGAGCTCGGCGGCTACAAGGACGTCCAGGTCGCGGTGAAGACCAAGGGCGGCAACGGAGCGACGGAGCCCGGCCAGGGTGTCTGGGCGCGGCTGAAGTACGAGGGCGGGGTGCACCGCGTCCAGCGGGTGCCCGCCACCGAGTCCCAGGGCCGCATCCACACCTCCGCCGCCGGGGTGCTCGTCACGCCGGAGGCCGAGGAGGTCGACGTCGAGATCAACATGAACGATCTGCGGATCGACGTCTACCGTTCGTCCGGCCCCGGGGGCCAGTCCGTCAACACGACCGACTCCGCGGTGCGCATCACGCACCTCCCGACCGGTGTCGTCGCCTCCTGCCAGAACGAGAAGAGCCAGCTCCAGAACAAGGAGCAGGCCCTGCGTATCCTGCGCTCGCGGCTGCTGGCCGCGGCCCAGGAGGCGGCCGAGCAGGAAGCCGCCGACGCCCGCCGCAGCCAGGTGCGCACCGTCGACCGGTCCGAGAAGATCCGCACCTACAACTTCCCGGAAAACCGGATCTCGGACCACCGGGTGGGCTTCAAGGCGTACAACTTGGACCAGGTGCTCGACGGCGAGCTGGACGCGGTGATCCAGGCGTGTGTCGACGCCGACTCCGCCGCGAAGCTGGCCGCCGCCGGCGACGGAAGCTGACCGTCCGGCCCGTCCGGCCGCGCGCGGAAGAACCACAGGAACGACGGGAGAGGACGATCGTGAACCTGCTGCTCGCAGAGGTGGCGCAGGCCACTCAGCGGCTGGCCGACGCCGGCGTGCCCTCTCCGCGTTTCGACGCAGAGGAGCTCGCCGCCTTCGTCCACGGGGTCAAGCGGGGCGAACTGCACCTGGTCGCGGACGCCGACTTCGACGCCCGCTACTGGGAAGCCATCGCCCGCCGCGAGGCCCGCGAACCGCTCCAGCACATCACCGGCCGCGCCTTCTTCCGCTATCTGGAACTCCAGGTCGGCCCCGGCGTCTTCGTGCCCCGCCCGGAGACCGAGTCGGTCGTCGGCTGGGCGATAGACGCCGTGCGCGCGATGGACGTCGTCGAACCGCTCATCGTCGACCTGTGCACCGGCTCCGGGGCCATCGCGCTGGCCCTGGCGCAGGAGGTGCCCCGGTCCCGGGTGCACGCCGTGGAGCTGGACGAGAACGCTCTCCAGTGGGCCCGGAAGAACGTCGAGGGCAGTCGCGTCGTTCTGCACCATGGCGACGCGCTGACCGCGCTGCCGGAGCTGGACGGCCAGGTCGACCTGGTCATCAGCAACCCGCCGTACATCCCGCTGACCGAGTGGGAGTACGTCGCCCCGGAGGCCCGCGACCACGACCCCGAGCTCGCGCTGTTCTCCGGGGAGGACGGCCTCGACACCATCCGAGGCATCGAGCGCACCGCCCACCGGCTGCTGCGCCCGGGTGGTGTCGTGGTCATCGAGCACGCCGACACCCAGGGCGGGCAGGTGCCGTGGATCTTCACCGAGGAACGGGGCTGGGCGGACGCGGCCGACCACCCCGACCTGAACAACCGGCCCCGCTTCGCCACCGCACGCAGGGCCATGCCGTGACCACGGCCCGAGAACACCCAATGGCCACGTATGAGGAGGACCGCTGAAATGGCACGGCGATACGACTGCAGCGACGCGACCGATCGCAAGACCGGTCTGCGCGAGGCCGCGTCCGCCGTCCGCCGGGGCGAGCTGGTCGTGCTGCCGACCGACACCGTCTACGGGGTCGGCGCGGACGCCTTCAACGCGGAGGCCGTCGGCGACCTGCTGGAGGCCAAGGGCCGCGGCCGCGGCATGCCCTCGCCGGTCCTCGTCGGCTCCCCGAACACCCTGCACGGCCTGGTCACCGACTTCTCCGAGCAGGCGTGGGAGCTGGTCGACGCGTTCTGGCCCGGCGCCCTCACCCTGGTCGCCAAGCACCAGCCGTCGCTGACCTGGGACCTCGGCGAGACCCGCGGCACCGTCGCGGTGCGGATGCCGCTGCACCCGGTCGCGATCGAGCTGCTCACGGAGTTCGGCCCCATGGCCGTCTCCAGCGCCAACCTGACCGGCCACCCGGCCCCGCAGGACTGCGACGCCGCCCAGGAGATGCTCGGCGACTCCGTCTCCGTGTACCTCGACGGCGGTCCGACCCCCGCCGACGTGCCGTCCTCGATCGTCGACGTCACCGGCAAGGTGCCGGTCCTGCTGCGCGCCGGCGCCATCTCGGCGGAGCAGCTCCGCGAGGTCGTACCCGACCTTGAGGTGGCCAATTGACAGCCCCTGAGGGGCGTGGCATAGCGGGACTGCATGGGGGCAACGCCGCCGACGGCACCTTCCGCATCCTCCACGTCAGCACCGGCAACGTCTGTCGCTCGCCCATCACCGAGCGGCTGACCAGGCATGCCCTCACCCACCGGCTGGGGAGCGCGCGCACCAGCGGCCTGATCGTGGAGAGCGCCGGCACCTGGGGGCACGAGGGCGCACCGATGGAGGCACATGCCGCCACCGTCCTGTCCGACTTCGGCGCCGACCCGCAGGGCTTCCTCGGCCGTGAGCTGCTGGACGAGCACGTCATCCGCGCCGACCTCGTCCTCACCGCGACCCGCGACCACCGCGCTCAGGTCATCTCGATGGGGCACTCGGCGGGCCTGCGGACCTTCACGCTCAAGGAGTTCACCCGGCTGGTACGGGCCATAGACCCCGCGACGCTGCCGGACCCGCAGGCCGCGGGCGGCGTGGTCGAGCGCGCCCGCGCCCTGGTGCAGGCCGCGGCGGCACTGCGCGGCTGGCTGCTGGCCCCCAGCGAGGACGCGGACGAGGTCCACGACCCGTACGGAGCCCCGATCACGTACTTCCGCAGCATCGGCGACGAGATCCACCAGGCGCTGGACCCGGTCGTCACGGCACTGACGGGCGTCCCGGCGCCGGCGTAGGCGCCACGCCGCGCACAGGGCCGGTCGCGGGCCTACATTGGGGGTGACGCCCGGTGTACCCCTCCCAAGGCTGTGAACGCGATGGCCGTCACGCCCACCACAACCGGCACCGCCGGCATCGGCGCGCTCTGGGGCGCCGACCTGGACGCGCTGCGCCGCGAGGACCCGGTCCTCGCGGACGTGCTGCTGGGCGAGCTCGACCGGCAGAGCAGCGGGCTGCAGCTGATCGCCGCCGAGAACTTCACCTCGCGGGCGGTGCTCACCGCCCTCGGCTCGCCGCTGGCCAACAAGTACGCCGAGGGCTACCCCGGCGCCCGGCACCACGGCGGCTGCGAGATCGTCGACGTGGCCGAACGGCTCGCCGTCGACCGGGCCACCGGGCTGTTCGGCGCCGGCCACGCCAACGTCCAGCCGCACTCCGGCTCTTCGGCCGTGCTCGCCGCGTACGCCGCGCTGCTGCGGCCCGGCGACACCGTGCTGGCGATGGCCCTGCCGCAGGGCGGCCACCTCACCCACGGCTCGCACGCCAACTTCTCCGGGCGCTGGTTCGACTTCGTCGGCTACGGAGTCGACCCCGCCACCGGGCTGCTCGACTACGACCGGATCCGAGAGCTGGCGCTCGAACACCGCCCCAAGGCGATCGTGTGCGGCTCGATCTCCTACCCCCGGCACCCCGACTACGCGGCATTCCGGGAGATCGCCGACGAGGTCGACGCGTACTTCATCGCGGACGCGGCGCACCCCATCGGCCTGGTCGCGGGCAAGGCGGCGCCCAACCCGGTGCCGTACGCGGACGTGGTCTGCGCCACCACCCACAAGGTGCTGCGCGGCCCGCGCGGCGGACTGATCCTGTGCGGCGCCGAGCTGGCCGAGCGCGTCGACCGGGCCGTCTTCCCGTTCACCCAGGGCGGCGCGCAGATGCACAGCGTGGCGGCCAAGGCGGTCGCCTTCGCGGAGGCGGCGGCCCCCGCCTTCACGACGTACGCGCATCAGGTGGTGGCCAACGCCCGGGTGCTCGCGCGCGCCCTGGCCGACCTGGGCCTGACCGTGACCACCGGCGGCACCGACACCCACATGATCACCTTCGACCCCGCGCCGCTGGGCCTGGACGGTCCCGCCGCCCGGGCCCGCTGCGCCGCCGCGGGCATCGTGCTGGACATCTGCGCGGTTCCGGCCCCGGAAGCGCCGGACGGCTGCGTCAAGGGCATCCGGCTGGGCACGGCCGCCGTCACCACCCAGGGCATGGCGGAGGAGCAGATGGCGCAGGTGGCGGCGCTGGTCGGGGCGGCCCTGGGGGAGGAGGCGACCGGCCCGCGGACGCGGGAGCTGCGGGCGGAGGTACGGTCGCTGACCGCCGGTTTCCCGCCATATCCGGCCGGCGGCGCCGAGGGGCGGCCCGGCTCCTGACCGCGGCCCGGGGCACGCACCACCGCCCGCGGCTGGCTACGCTGGGACAGGACCGGATCACAGGTGACCGGTCGGCTACCCGGCGTGCCCGCGGTGTCCCGGTGGGGTGCTGCGCTGCCGGGGCGGGCGCGATGGTGCCCGGCGGGGCGTGGACGGGACCGTACCGCGACCGAGCCGGTACATCCGTGTCCTAGGGTGGGGTGTCCTATGGTGTGGCCCTGGCACGCCGCGAGAGATCTGGGGATTAGGTGCGTGAATACCTGCTGACTCTGTGCGTCACGGCCGCGGTCACGTACCTGTTGACCGGGCCGGTGCGGAAGTTCGCGATCGCGGTCGGCGCCATGCCGGAGATCCGCGCGCGCGACGTGCACAGGGAGCCGACGCCGCGGCTCGGCGGTATCGCGATGTTCGGCGGACTGTGCGCGGGCCTGCTGGTCGCCGCCCACCTCACCGAGCTCAGGAAGGTCTTCGAGCTGTCCAACGAGCCGCGCGCGCTGCTGTCGGGCGCGGGGCTGATCTGGCTGCTGGGCGTCCTG
Coding sequences within it:
- a CDS encoding L-threonylcarbamoyladenylate synthase yields the protein MARRYDCSDATDRKTGLREAASAVRRGELVVLPTDTVYGVGADAFNAEAVGDLLEAKGRGRGMPSPVLVGSPNTLHGLVTDFSEQAWELVDAFWPGALTLVAKHQPSLTWDLGETRGTVAVRMPLHPVAIELLTEFGPMAVSSANLTGHPAPQDCDAAQEMLGDSVSVYLDGGPTPADVPSSIVDVTGKVPVLLRAGAISAEQLREVVPDLEVAN
- the glyA gene encoding serine hydroxymethyltransferase, coding for MAVTPTTTGTAGIGALWGADLDALRREDPVLADVLLGELDRQSSGLQLIAAENFTSRAVLTALGSPLANKYAEGYPGARHHGGCEIVDVAERLAVDRATGLFGAGHANVQPHSGSSAVLAAYAALLRPGDTVLAMALPQGGHLTHGSHANFSGRWFDFVGYGVDPATGLLDYDRIRELALEHRPKAIVCGSISYPRHPDYAAFREIADEVDAYFIADAAHPIGLVAGKAAPNPVPYADVVCATTHKVLRGPRGGLILCGAELAERVDRAVFPFTQGGAQMHSVAAKAVAFAEAAAPAFTTYAHQVVANARVLARALADLGLTVTTGGTDTHMITFDPAPLGLDGPAARARCAAAGIVLDICAVPAPEAPDGCVKGIRLGTAAVTTQGMAEEQMAQVAALVGAALGEEATGPRTRELRAEVRSLTAGFPPYPAGGAEGRPGS
- a CDS encoding protein-tyrosine-phosphatase encodes the protein MTAPEGRGIAGLHGGNAADGTFRILHVSTGNVCRSPITERLTRHALTHRLGSARTSGLIVESAGTWGHEGAPMEAHAATVLSDFGADPQGFLGRELLDEHVIRADLVLTATRDHRAQVISMGHSAGLRTFTLKEFTRLVRAIDPATLPDPQAAGGVVERARALVQAAAALRGWLLAPSEDADEVHDPYGAPITYFRSIGDEIHQALDPVVTALTGVPAPA
- the prfA gene encoding peptide chain release factor 1 — protein: MFEAVEELVGEHADLEKRLADPAVHADQANARKLNKRYAELTPIVGTYRAWKQTGDDIETAREFAQDDPDFAAEVKELEARREELTDRLRLLLVPRDPSDDKDVILEIKAGAGGDESALFAGDLLRMYLRYAERVGWKTEIIDSTDSELGGYKDVQVAVKTKGGNGATEPGQGVWARLKYEGGVHRVQRVPATESQGRIHTSAAGVLVTPEAEEVDVEINMNDLRIDVYRSSGPGGQSVNTTDSAVRITHLPTGVVASCQNEKSQLQNKEQALRILRSRLLAAAQEAAEQEAADARRSQVRTVDRSEKIRTYNFPENRISDHRVGFKAYNLDQVLDGELDAVIQACVDADSAAKLAAAGDGS
- the rho gene encoding transcription termination factor Rho, with the protein product MSDTTDLMGVNADNSVGNAAAPATDAPAAPASGAATGSAPRRRRSGTGLDAMVLAELQQLASSLGIKGTARMRKSQLIEVIKDKQAQGSGGAAAPADAAEAPAKPKRRATSKARTGDADATAAKAVKSDKAADQAEKAAGQQQIDIPGQPVSDDQPAGERRRRRVTAPTGSPDTAAEAKAEAKSDVKVDTRTEAKAEAAADTAEGRAAKGERPERGERGQKGERRERGQRERGERERGERERGERERGERERGERRGGKGDEGGQQGGRQQREGRAQGGAGQQQEDDDFEGGRRGRRGRYRDRRGRRGRDEFAGGEPQLADDDVLIPVAGILDILDNYAFIRTSGYLPGPNDVYVSLAQVRKNGLRKGDHVTGAVRQPREGERREKFNALVRLDSVNGMAPETGRGRPEFGKLTPLYPQDRLRLENEPGGLTTRIIDLVSPIGKGQRGLIVAPPKTGKTMIMQAIANAITHNNPECHLMVVLVDERPEEVTDMQRSVKGEVISSTFDRPAEDHTTVAELAIERAKRLVELGHDVVVLLDSITRLGRAYNLAAPASGRILSGGVDSTALYPPKKFFGAARNIEDGGSLTILATALVETGSRMDEVIFEEFKGTGNMELKLDRKLADKRIFPAVDVDPSGTRKEEILLGSDELAIVWKLRRVLHALDSQQAIELLLDKMKQTKSNAEFLMQIAKTTPAPGNGD
- the rpmE gene encoding 50S ribosomal protein L31, with the protein product MKRDIHPEYVETQVSCTCGASFTTRSTVADGTIRADVCSECHPFYTGKQKILDTGGRVARFEARFGKHAGSAKK
- a CDS encoding LCP family protein; amino-acid sequence: MGDQTKSTRGAGGRRGKGATGRRRKARGTRRRALMITGWSLLGTLVLAGAGLGYLYFKLNGNLTSVDINSALRGDRPENVDNGSMDLLVLGSDSRAGKNGRYGKDEGTSRSDTAMVVHVYKGHKKATVVSIPRDTLVKRPACTKDGEKTPAARRAMFNTAYEVGGPACAVKTVEAMTGIRMDHYLEVDFSGFKDLVDELGGVDLTTTEPIRDKQSHLNLPKGKHNLDGEQALGLVRTRHGVGDGSDLGRIKLQQAFIKALIDQIKDIGLFSSPKKLYGLADTSTKALTTDSELGSVDKLLGFADGLKGIDSDDMRMITLPVMYDPQDPDRVSPMDSKAKRVWQALRDDKDVPKSATKGSAGDETDAGKVVAAG
- the prmC gene encoding peptide chain release factor N(5)-glutamine methyltransferase encodes the protein MNLLLAEVAQATQRLADAGVPSPRFDAEELAAFVHGVKRGELHLVADADFDARYWEAIARREAREPLQHITGRAFFRYLELQVGPGVFVPRPETESVVGWAIDAVRAMDVVEPLIVDLCTGSGAIALALAQEVPRSRVHAVELDENALQWARKNVEGSRVVLHHGDALTALPELDGQVDLVISNPPYIPLTEWEYVAPEARDHDPELALFSGEDGLDTIRGIERTAHRLLRPGGVVVIEHADTQGGQVPWIFTEERGWADAADHPDLNNRPRFATARRAMP